In a genomic window of Sarcophilus harrisii chromosome 4, mSarHar1.11, whole genome shotgun sequence:
- the CDK3 gene encoding cyclin-dependent kinase 3 isoform X4: MDVFQKVEKIGEGTYGVVYKARNKQTGQLVALKKIRLDSETEGVPSTAIREISLLKELKHPNIVSRLLDVVHSEKKLYLVFEFLSQDLKKYMDSAAATELPLHLVKSYLFQLLQGVNFCHSHRVIHRDLKPQNLLINELGAIKLADFGLARAFGVPLRTYTHEVVTLWYRAPEILLGCKFYSTAVDVWSIGCIFAEMVTRRALFPGDSEIDQLFRIFRTLGTPSEAMWPGVTQLPDYKGSFPKWTRKSIEEIVPALDPEGKDLLMQLLQYDPNRRISAKAALTHHYFSSCKSCSAPRQCMLEHFCR, encoded by the exons ATGGATGTGTTCCAGAAGGTGGAGAAGATCGGGGAGGGCACCTACGGGGTGGTGTACAAGGCCAGGAACAAGCAGACGGGGCAGCTGGTGGCCCTGAAGAAGATCCGCCTGGACTC GGAGACGGAGGGCGTCCCAAGCACCGCCATTCGGGAGATCTCCCTTCTCAAAGAGCTCAAGCACCCCAACATCGTCAG CAGGCTGCTCGACGTGGTGCACAGCGAGAAAAAGCTGTACCTGGTGTTTGAGTTCCTCAGCCAGGACCTGAAGAAATACATGGACTCGGCGGCGGCCACGGAGCTCCCCCTGCACCTGGTCAAG AGCTACCTCTTCCAGCTGCTGCAGGGGGTGAACTTCTGCCACTCCCACCGCGTCATCCACCGGGACCTGAAGCCCCAGAACCTCCTCATCAACGAGCTGGGGGCCATCAAGCTGGCCGACTTCGGGCTGGCCCGGGCCTTCGGCGTGCCCCTGCGCACCTACACCCACGAG GTGGTGACCCTCTGGTACCGCGCCCCCGAGATCCTCCTGGGCTGCAAGTTCTACTCCACCGCCGTGGACGTCTGGAGCATCGGGTGCATCTTCGCAGAGATG GTGACGCGCAGGGCCCTGTTTCCTGGCGATTCTGAAATCGACCAGCTGTTCCGGATTTTTCGGACCCTGGGCACACCCAGCGAGGCCATGTGGCCGGGGGTCACCCAGCTGCCGGACTACAAGGGCAGCTTCCCCAAGTGGACCCGGAAGTCGATAGAGGAGATTGTGCCCGCCCTGGACCCCGAGGGCAAGGACCTGCTCATG CAGCTGCTGCAATATGACCCAAACAGGCGCATCTCAGCCAAGGCAGCTCTAACCCACCACTATTTCTCCTCTTGCAAGTCATGCTCAGCCCCACGTCAGTGCATGTTGGAGCATTTTTGCCGGTGA
- the CDK3 gene encoding cyclin-dependent kinase 3 isoform X1, producing the protein MTPPTPARAPQPPTPAPPQGRPGPPGDWAAAGGGGRPGPGCSGQGLCRPGSSAGMDVFQKVEKIGEGTYGVVYKARNKQTGQLVALKKIRLDSETEGVPSTAIREISLLKELKHPNIVSRLLDVVHSEKKLYLVFEFLSQDLKKYMDSAAATELPLHLVKSYLFQLLQGVNFCHSHRVIHRDLKPQNLLINELGAIKLADFGLARAFGVPLRTYTHEVVTLWYRAPEILLGCKFYSTAVDVWSIGCIFAEMVTRRALFPGDSEIDQLFRIFRTLGTPSEAMWPGVTQLPDYKGSFPKWTRKSIEEIVPALDPEGKDLLMQLLQYDPNRRISAKAALTHHYFSSCKSCSAPRQCMLEHFCR; encoded by the exons ATGACGCCCCCCACCCCGGCCAGGGCCCCGCAGCCCCCCACCCCTGCCCCTCCCCAAGGCAGGCCGGGCCCTCCGGGTGACTGGGCAgcggcggggggcggggggaggccGGGCCCGGGGTGCTCAGGGCAGGGCCTGTGTCGCCCAGGCAGCTCGGCTGGTATGGATGTGTTCCAGAAGGTGGAGAAGATCGGGGAGGGCACCTACGGGGTGGTGTACAAGGCCAGGAACAAGCAGACGGGGCAGCTGGTGGCCCTGAAGAAGATCCGCCTGGACTC GGAGACGGAGGGCGTCCCAAGCACCGCCATTCGGGAGATCTCCCTTCTCAAAGAGCTCAAGCACCCCAACATCGTCAG CAGGCTGCTCGACGTGGTGCACAGCGAGAAAAAGCTGTACCTGGTGTTTGAGTTCCTCAGCCAGGACCTGAAGAAATACATGGACTCGGCGGCGGCCACGGAGCTCCCCCTGCACCTGGTCAAG AGCTACCTCTTCCAGCTGCTGCAGGGGGTGAACTTCTGCCACTCCCACCGCGTCATCCACCGGGACCTGAAGCCCCAGAACCTCCTCATCAACGAGCTGGGGGCCATCAAGCTGGCCGACTTCGGGCTGGCCCGGGCCTTCGGCGTGCCCCTGCGCACCTACACCCACGAG GTGGTGACCCTCTGGTACCGCGCCCCCGAGATCCTCCTGGGCTGCAAGTTCTACTCCACCGCCGTGGACGTCTGGAGCATCGGGTGCATCTTCGCAGAGATG GTGACGCGCAGGGCCCTGTTTCCTGGCGATTCTGAAATCGACCAGCTGTTCCGGATTTTTCGGACCCTGGGCACACCCAGCGAGGCCATGTGGCCGGGGGTCACCCAGCTGCCGGACTACAAGGGCAGCTTCCCCAAGTGGACCCGGAAGTCGATAGAGGAGATTGTGCCCGCCCTGGACCCCGAGGGCAAGGACCTGCTCATG CAGCTGCTGCAATATGACCCAAACAGGCGCATCTCAGCCAAGGCAGCTCTAACCCACCACTATTTCTCCTCTTGCAAGTCATGCTCAGCCCCACGTCAGTGCATGTTGGAGCATTTTTGCCGGTGA
- the CDK3 gene encoding cyclin-dependent kinase 3 isoform X3 — MTPPTPARAPQPPTPAPPQGRPGPPGDWAAAGGGGRPGPGCSGQGLCRPGSSAGMDVFQKVEKIGEGTYGVVYKARNKQTGQLVALKKIRLDSETEGVPSTAIREISLLKELKHPNIVSRLLDVVHSEKKLYLVFEFLSQDLKKYMDSAAATELPLHLVKSYLFQLLQGVNFCHSHRVIHRDLKPQNLLINELGAIKLADFGLARAFGVPLRTYTHEVVTLWYRAPEILLGCKFYSTAVDVWSIGCIFAEMVTRRALFPGDSEIDQLFRIFRTLGTPSEAMWPGVTQLPDYKGSFPKWTRKSIEEIVPALDPEGKDLLMLLQYDPNRRISAKAALTHHYFSSCKSCSAPRQCMLEHFCR; from the exons ATGACGCCCCCCACCCCGGCCAGGGCCCCGCAGCCCCCCACCCCTGCCCCTCCCCAAGGCAGGCCGGGCCCTCCGGGTGACTGGGCAgcggcggggggcggggggaggccGGGCCCGGGGTGCTCAGGGCAGGGCCTGTGTCGCCCAGGCAGCTCGGCTGGTATGGATGTGTTCCAGAAGGTGGAGAAGATCGGGGAGGGCACCTACGGGGTGGTGTACAAGGCCAGGAACAAGCAGACGGGGCAGCTGGTGGCCCTGAAGAAGATCCGCCTGGACTC GGAGACGGAGGGCGTCCCAAGCACCGCCATTCGGGAGATCTCCCTTCTCAAAGAGCTCAAGCACCCCAACATCGTCAG CAGGCTGCTCGACGTGGTGCACAGCGAGAAAAAGCTGTACCTGGTGTTTGAGTTCCTCAGCCAGGACCTGAAGAAATACATGGACTCGGCGGCGGCCACGGAGCTCCCCCTGCACCTGGTCAAG AGCTACCTCTTCCAGCTGCTGCAGGGGGTGAACTTCTGCCACTCCCACCGCGTCATCCACCGGGACCTGAAGCCCCAGAACCTCCTCATCAACGAGCTGGGGGCCATCAAGCTGGCCGACTTCGGGCTGGCCCGGGCCTTCGGCGTGCCCCTGCGCACCTACACCCACGAG GTGGTGACCCTCTGGTACCGCGCCCCCGAGATCCTCCTGGGCTGCAAGTTCTACTCCACCGCCGTGGACGTCTGGAGCATCGGGTGCATCTTCGCAGAGATG GTGACGCGCAGGGCCCTGTTTCCTGGCGATTCTGAAATCGACCAGCTGTTCCGGATTTTTCGGACCCTGGGCACACCCAGCGAGGCCATGTGGCCGGGGGTCACCCAGCTGCCGGACTACAAGGGCAGCTTCCCCAAGTGGACCCGGAAGTCGATAGAGGAGATTGTGCCCGCCCTGGACCCCGAGGGCAAGGACCTGCTCATG CTGCTGCAATATGACCCAAACAGGCGCATCTCAGCCAAGGCAGCTCTAACCCACCACTATTTCTCCTCTTGCAAGTCATGCTCAGCCCCACGTCAGTGCATGTTGGAGCATTTTTGCCGGTGA
- the CDK3 gene encoding cyclin-dependent kinase 3 isoform X2, with protein sequence MTPPTPARAPQPPTPAPPQGRPGPPGDWAAAGGGGRPGPGCSGQGLCRPGSSAGMDVFQKVEKIGEGTYGVVYKARNKQTGQLVALKKIRLDSETEGVPSTAIREISLLKELKHPNIVRLLDVVHSEKKLYLVFEFLSQDLKKYMDSAAATELPLHLVKSYLFQLLQGVNFCHSHRVIHRDLKPQNLLINELGAIKLADFGLARAFGVPLRTYTHEVVTLWYRAPEILLGCKFYSTAVDVWSIGCIFAEMVTRRALFPGDSEIDQLFRIFRTLGTPSEAMWPGVTQLPDYKGSFPKWTRKSIEEIVPALDPEGKDLLMQLLQYDPNRRISAKAALTHHYFSSCKSCSAPRQCMLEHFCR encoded by the exons ATGACGCCCCCCACCCCGGCCAGGGCCCCGCAGCCCCCCACCCCTGCCCCTCCCCAAGGCAGGCCGGGCCCTCCGGGTGACTGGGCAgcggcggggggcggggggaggccGGGCCCGGGGTGCTCAGGGCAGGGCCTGTGTCGCCCAGGCAGCTCGGCTGGTATGGATGTGTTCCAGAAGGTGGAGAAGATCGGGGAGGGCACCTACGGGGTGGTGTACAAGGCCAGGAACAAGCAGACGGGGCAGCTGGTGGCCCTGAAGAAGATCCGCCTGGACTC GGAGACGGAGGGCGTCCCAAGCACCGCCATTCGGGAGATCTCCCTTCTCAAAGAGCTCAAGCACCCCAACATCGTCAG GCTGCTCGACGTGGTGCACAGCGAGAAAAAGCTGTACCTGGTGTTTGAGTTCCTCAGCCAGGACCTGAAGAAATACATGGACTCGGCGGCGGCCACGGAGCTCCCCCTGCACCTGGTCAAG AGCTACCTCTTCCAGCTGCTGCAGGGGGTGAACTTCTGCCACTCCCACCGCGTCATCCACCGGGACCTGAAGCCCCAGAACCTCCTCATCAACGAGCTGGGGGCCATCAAGCTGGCCGACTTCGGGCTGGCCCGGGCCTTCGGCGTGCCCCTGCGCACCTACACCCACGAG GTGGTGACCCTCTGGTACCGCGCCCCCGAGATCCTCCTGGGCTGCAAGTTCTACTCCACCGCCGTGGACGTCTGGAGCATCGGGTGCATCTTCGCAGAGATG GTGACGCGCAGGGCCCTGTTTCCTGGCGATTCTGAAATCGACCAGCTGTTCCGGATTTTTCGGACCCTGGGCACACCCAGCGAGGCCATGTGGCCGGGGGTCACCCAGCTGCCGGACTACAAGGGCAGCTTCCCCAAGTGGACCCGGAAGTCGATAGAGGAGATTGTGCCCGCCCTGGACCCCGAGGGCAAGGACCTGCTCATG CAGCTGCTGCAATATGACCCAAACAGGCGCATCTCAGCCAAGGCAGCTCTAACCCACCACTATTTCTCCTCTTGCAAGTCATGCTCAGCCCCACGTCAGTGCATGTTGGAGCATTTTTGCCGGTGA